In one Ornithinimicrobium pratense genomic region, the following are encoded:
- a CDS encoding M20 metallopeptidase family protein codes for MSTFDYSAAISSAATANHARAEEMMALRRDLHRHPERRLRLPRTRQAILDGLAGLPYELHFGESLDSIMAVLPGDLEGPMVLLRGDMDALPIQEHSGEEFSSTNDLMHACGHDLHVAGLVGAGRTLAELGPLPGTVVLMFQPGEEDPGGAKIMVAEGSLEAAGRLPDAAFAVHVNTDKRGVITTREGAMMASVTDLRIRINGQGGHGSRPHMATDPISVGAEITLALQNYITRRINIFDPVVMNVGQFQTEGPLNAIPSSAHLGISVRTFSDASLAQLHEEVPRLVHGIAGAYGCTTELDWHLSCPVTMNDDVAASTAIADLRELFGEERVERAANPWSGSEDFSYVLQRIPGALLMLGACPPELDPATAPNNHSDRVRFDDSVLPDQATILTTLTLGAMRRLSANASA; via the coding sequence GTGTCGACATTCGACTATTCCGCCGCCATCTCGAGCGCCGCCACCGCGAACCACGCTCGGGCCGAAGAGATGATGGCCCTGCGTCGCGATCTGCACCGCCATCCCGAGCGGCGCCTCCGTCTCCCGCGCACGCGGCAGGCTATCCTCGACGGCCTCGCGGGTCTGCCCTATGAGTTGCACTTCGGCGAGAGCCTTGACTCCATCATGGCCGTGCTGCCCGGTGACCTCGAGGGGCCGATGGTGCTGCTCCGCGGCGACATGGATGCCCTGCCCATCCAGGAACACTCGGGCGAGGAGTTCTCGTCAACGAACGACCTTATGCATGCCTGCGGCCACGACCTCCATGTCGCCGGCCTCGTCGGCGCTGGCCGGACCCTTGCAGAACTCGGCCCACTGCCGGGCACGGTCGTGCTGATGTTCCAGCCGGGTGAGGAGGACCCGGGCGGGGCGAAGATCATGGTTGCGGAGGGCTCGCTCGAGGCCGCCGGGCGCCTGCCCGATGCCGCGTTCGCCGTGCACGTCAATACCGACAAGCGCGGCGTCATCACCACGCGAGAGGGCGCCATGATGGCCAGCGTTACCGACCTTCGCATCCGCATCAACGGCCAGGGTGGGCACGGATCGCGCCCGCACATGGCGACCGACCCTATCTCGGTAGGCGCTGAGATCACTCTTGCGCTGCAGAACTACATCACGCGACGCATCAACATCTTCGACCCGGTGGTGATGAACGTCGGGCAGTTCCAGACCGAGGGCCCGCTGAACGCGATACCCTCAAGTGCCCACCTTGGTATCTCCGTGCGCACGTTCTCCGACGCCTCGCTCGCGCAGCTGCACGAGGAAGTGCCGCGCCTCGTGCACGGTATCGCCGGGGCCTACGGCTGCACGACGGAACTCGACTGGCACCTCAGCTGCCCCGTCACGATGAACGACGACGTCGCGGCGTCGACGGCGATCGCAGACCTGCGCGAGCTGTTCGGCGAGGAGCGCGTCGAGCGGGCCGCGAACCCCTGGTCCGGGTCTGAGGACTTCTCATACGTCCTGCAGAGGATCCCCGGGGCCCTGCTCATGCTCGGCGCCTGCCCGCCCGAGCTTGACCCCGCCACCGCGCCGAACAACCACTCCGACCGGGTGCGGTTCGACGACAGCGTGCTGCCCGACCAGGCGACAATCCTCACCACGCTCACGCTCGGCGCCATGCGCAGGCTCAGCGCGAACGCTTCGGCGTGA